ttcattttttttaaacataagtaatattgtaaaaaaaacagttttaaattgacAATTAACTTTTGTCTTAGACTTTGAACAAATCAGTGTGATCAAAGCAAAAACATCTTTGCTCAGCGCACACAACGAGCAAAAATTAGGCATGGATACTTTTCTGTCCATCATTTTGGTCtttcattaattttctttttctgaaagcaTAAACCCTCATGCCTTcttgaaacaaaaaaccttgaaacaaacatttattatttacatgatAAAAAGCCCTCAGCGTTTTTGCAAAAACTGTCATGAACAAATCAAAAGAAGTTTTTATGgtgaagaaaactcagactAAGTTCTTTTATCTGACTGATTATCACAGAGGGGTCTCTCTCTTGTATAAGGCTGCGCTGGTGGGGCCTTCAAACTGTAGTTTGATGGCCTGTTTAAGGTTCAGCTGTGGGTCTCTGGTTGTCATTGTGAACGTACCACTGTCTGTCAAGGCACTacagggtggggtgggggtaaAATTGTAACAAACAGGTGACAAAATGTTCTGCGTCAGAGAATCCCAAGCTTCCTGTTGGTATGGGCTCTGTAGCCTATATGGGTAGTCCAAAGGAGGGTTCTCTCTGTTTTTAGCACCTAGGGGGGTGTCTTGGCCTGGCCTTATTCCAAGAGAAGCCATAACTGAGTGCCATTTACCACCAGCGTAAGTAGTCCTTTCTGCTTTAATCAAGTTTGAGCTTTGTTTGACCATTTTTTCAGGATATTCAAGTCCAGATGAGAAGCCTTTTTGAGGGATTTCACAGTTGTGCACCATAGCTGTGACCGTGCAAACGGTAGGAGGGGGGATGCTTTTGGGTTGCCTCTGGCTGCTCCCGTGCAGGCTGCCCACGCCCGAGCTACCTGGTGGAAGGAGGGTGGAGTGGCGGCTACGGCTACGAGGCAGTGAATGTTGCTGGATCTGCTGGATAAAGCTGAGGCTGTCAGCAGGGACTGTCTGCACCGTAGCCAAGGAGTGGCAGGTAGAAGAGGTCTGGGAGCTTTGCATTGAGTGGAAACGTTCTCCAGTGGAACCAGGGGATGATATTGAAGAGGAGGAGGTAGTGGCTGTCACTTCAGCTCCATTGCCCTCTGACATGCCCGAGGAGAGGGTCTTTTTGGGTTTTAAAGGTGACACAGTACTGGAGTTAGGCAGTAGGCCTAGATATGGCTTAGCTCCATAGCTCTCCAAGATCCCGACAATGTTAAAATGTCCATGTTTCCCTGCCACTTTGACTAGACTGCGGCCATATTTATCTATGTGATTCGGATTTGCACCTTTTTCTAGAAGCATTTTCACAATGTTAGCATGTCCTTCTTGGGCAGCGATGCTCAGAGCTGTGGCCCCCTGATGACAAGCAAGGTCTATATTTACACCAGTGGCTTCTAGCAGGCGATGCCCTACTTTAGTGTGTCCTGTCCAAGCCACCGAATGCATTGGTGGTCTACCCTCTGCATCTTGTGCATTGGGGTTTGCCCCATGTTTTAACAGTAAATCTACAATCTCCACATTTCCCTGCCAGGAAGCCACGTGAAGTGCTGTGCGGCCCTCCGAGTCTCGGGACTCAAGTGGCACGCCTCCTTTCTCTATTAAGAGAATGGTCATATCAAGGCGACCGTCAAGCACCAGGAGGTAGAGCAGAGGTCGTCCCTCTGAGTCCCGCACATCGGTATCAGCCCCTCGCCTCATGAGCAGCTCTGCCACTTCAGCATGGCCCTCCAGAAAGGCTGCACTCAGTGCAGAATGTCCATCATAGGCCCTGTGGTCAATAGGAGAGCGTCTGTCTAGCAGTAGTTTGACAGTGCTCCAATGACCTTCTTGAGCAGCTAGTATAAGAGGCGTTCGTCCTTCAATGTCCATCTCTCCAACACGTGCCATGCTGCCTTGATCTGTCAATGTTGCACAAACATTTCGATGGCCTTCACAGGCAGCAGCGTGCAGTGGAGTCCAGCCAAGGTCGTCTTTATGGTTTTCATCCAGACCTCGGTCCAGCAAGGCACGGACAACCTCTAAGCTGCCTCTTGCTGCTGCCAAACAGAGTGCTGTCCTGCCTTCACAATCAATCGCATCCACGGCTGCACCCCAGAAAAGCAGCTTGGACACGGTCTTCATGTGACCCATTGCTGCAGCGGCCAGAAGGGGAgtgacagcagctgcagcagagacacTCCCATCAGGGCCAGCAGTTTCATCCAGATCAGCACCAGCTTCCAACAGAAGCTCAACTACATCTTCATGACCTTCATAGGCTGCAAGAAGCAGTGGGGTCATTCCATCATGGTCTCTGTGCCCTGGATCAGCTCCACGCTCAAGTAACAGACCTGCTACTTCACCAAAACTTTTGATTCCTGCGGCTGTTGGGACACAGAGGGCAACGACTGACAAAGCAGTGCGTCCATCTCTGTCAGCTAGGTCAACTTCTGCATTGCGGTCCAGTAGTATCTCCACAGTCTCATGGTGTCCCATGTAGGCAGCAGCAATAAGTGGTGTGCAGCCCTTGCTAtcagttttattgatttgaGCCCCATAATCCAGGAGGGTAAGGACAATCTCCTCATGACCTCCCCATGCAGCAGCTCTAAGAGCCGTCCGTCCCTCATTGTCACATCCATTTACATCTGCCCCTGCATCCAGAAGTAAGCAGACGGCCTCACAGTGTCCTCCCCAAGCTGCAGAACGCAGGGCTGTCCAGCCTTCATGGTCCACATGCTCCATCATCTGCTCTGCTTTCTCTGTGCTCTGACTTTTAGCCCATTCAAGGAGGACAGACAGCACTTTGACATGACCTTGCTTTGAAGCCAAAGTCAGAGGTGTTTGACCCTGATGATCACTGATCAGTGGATCAGACTTATGCATCAGGAGAAATTTAACAATTTCTGAAGAACCATCATGACCTGCTCTAGCAAGTAGAGTCTGTCCTGTAGATGTAAGGTGGTTCACAGTGACCCCGCTGTCTAGCAGCTTCTTTATAGAGACCTCTATCTCTGATCCTTGTAGTGATTTATCTCCTTTAACTATGCACTGCATTCTGACACTTGAATCAGTATCTGACAAACAGCCTGGTGAGACAAGTCCACTTTTCATTAATAGCTGAGGGACTTCCTGACTAACCAAAGCAGGAAGTTGAGTGAAGCATGCAGTGAGGATATGACTGCAGTTGGGAGTAAGAGCTGGCACACCTGTCCATAGCATCCACAGTGCCAATAATGAAGGGTTTTCTTTATGATGACCTGAGCAAACTAAGTGTGTGGCAAGCTGACAAGTGCCCTCAATATCCAGGTGAGATCCCTGTAGAGTCAGAGACATGGCAAGCATGCTGTGACCCCCAGTCCGGCTACAAAGGAACTTCTGTGTGCAGTACTTAACATCAGTGAGCCACTCTGTAAAGCTGGCATGAAAAAGGAGTTTGGTGCCCTCAGGGCCATTGATCAGAAGAGGAGACAGTGTTTGAAGTTTGTTCTGGAAGTCTTGAATGCTAAGTGAAGTGTCTCGAGTCCAGACTGCTGTGAAAAGCTGCTGAGGTGTGAGCGGCAGCGGAGATGCCAAGAGAACATCAAGGAGAGGCTTGACATTGACAAAGAGTCGCCTGGGGAACAATCTCTGACAGAGCCAGAGGTAGAGTCCATTAAGAGTCCCAGGGATGTCCCGGATCTCCCGCAGTCCCACCAGCCCGGCAGCTACACCATCCAGAACACGCTCGAGGAAGAGAAAACAGCCGCCACTCTTGATGTGCAACAGATTCAACATGTCAGCAGTGTCGGTGGTGAGCTGGCGACGCAGAGCTGCTTCTTCATCCAGCCGACAGAGGATGTACTGCTGCACGTCATGAACTGCCGGTGGCTTTCTCAGATCATCCAAGCAGAGCTTACGgaaatctaaaacagaaaaagaagttgttgttttttctctcattgttatagttttattaaaactactTTATTGTGTATTTGGCCCCATTATTTTCAAACATAATGACTAATGACACCTGTTACGATGAGTGTGTACAAACCTGAGAACATCTTGCACATGTCTTTGTTCTGGCGGCGGACCGAGCAGACCAGCAGCAACCAGCTGGGCAGCAGATGTTGATTGGCAGCCAAGAGTTCTGCAATGGAGCCACTCTTCCCAACTATTTCACCTGGTCTGTAGTGAACATCCAGAGCATCTACAACTACCATCAGAGTCTGGCCCGGAGGAGGGAGGTCCAACAGGGGTTCCAACACTGCTCTAAGAATACACAAGAAAGaggcaaacaggaaaaaaagacattaggACAGCAATGTAAAAACGGCAAGAAATGTGGGCGGATGATGGAGTTGAAAGGAATGGCAAGAatgtgaggattttttttatataaaccgACTGAGAGTTGAACAGAATTATATGAATACTGACAGTAAATAGAATACTTCGAATCAATAAAAGAGCAGCTATGTAATCATGACTTCAGGCTACTATAGTTCAAAGTTggaaatattttactgtattttgattgttttctatTTCAGACATTAGAAACAATCCTAGAATAGCTCTGAGGCTCTTAAACTTATTGTtaatttcaaacaataaaacaaccaaaggaATGGTAATTCAAGAAATGTCCAAACAATCAGAAAACTgaaattcttttatttgaaaagtgtCTGAACACTTATATTTGGAGCAGTGTTGTGCACTCCTGGTCCCACTCTCTTGCAGGTTTTAGGTctttcaacacacctgatgtgaatgAATGGTTGAGTGACAAACTTCTACAGAACTTCAGGACATGTTAAAGAGGTAATTCAATCATTAAATCAGATGTGTGGGATCAGGAAACAACTataacatgcaggatagtgttccttgaggaccaggTTTGGACACTGATTTAGGGAGTTATTTCTATCAAACCAATTGTGGACAACACCACACTGTCATCAGCTGTCTGACATTAGTTGCCTTAAATGCTTAACAAACTATCTTTCAGTTCTGTACAGTGATTAAACATTGAGACACAtcgtaaaacattaaaacatttcaaataacACCCACACACTGCCTTGATCTGAACCTGACTCAGGTTAGTGAAACTTCTGAAATTTATCTGCAtgctcacacacatgcagataAATACATGTGCATGAtacacacacatggacacacaaaGCATACTTTAAATTCTTTGGTTCTTCCTCCGCACATATTTCCTAatccttttgtgtgtgtgtgtgtgtgtcacagacTTGTGAGttacatttacatattttttcctATCTCATAACGACAATAATACCAGCAGGAGTTTTgcatattagaaaaaaaataaataaacactgtgaTTCAAACACAAGAGCACTGACAGCAGAGTCCCTGCATTCAGTCtgctacaagctaaaaatatctaaatgaaAACAGCCATTTGAATTAGGGAGGGAGAGACTCCTGAGGACAAATCTATGCAGCTGGTTACTgaagttaaaaatgtatttattactgtaaaaacaatcaTTACCTGGCTCTATGTTGATCATGTTCAAACAAAGCTAAGTGCAGCCAGACTCATGCTTCCTCATCCTTTGGACAAGGAGAGCGTTAAGCAGTAGTTATTGGATTACATAGACAAGTCAGTGATGACAACTTTGGGACCATCAACCATAAATTTTAAAGAACGCTGGATTTAAATTTCAGAGGAGCTGATAAAGTAATCATTATTCAAACAGTGATGGTTCAAACCGAATCGACTGACATTCAAAGCAGAAATCACAAAAAGGATAGAAAGGTGTACCAGACGTGGTTCAAATTCAGTCAGAGAGCCGCTGTGTTTGAAAGGCATCAATCAGTGTTTAACCTATGTCACCAGCCTGGTATGACATGGGTCACACAGAGGCTAAGCTCAAGCCATTTGTCCTGCCACAAAtacaggctgtgtgtgtgtgtgtacattgtTATTAGTGTTAATGTCTATGTTTAACATCTGACCAGAAGATCCACCCACCCTTTGTCATCAAagatacaaatatatatacatatatgtatgtgtgtgtgtgtgtgtgtgtgtataaactactgatttaaacaaaaccttagaaagtaatcaaagTATATCTTCAAGtattctctgtgtgtgtcattGTTTATGAAAGCTAATGTAGAAGGGATTCTGCCATTTAGATAAGAGAATAGAGTATGTGGTAAagtatttgtaaagaaaaagctCCGGAAGTGTTCATAAATCACTTGTAAGAAGTACTAAAGGTGTTTACTGCGCCACAACACCATAAAGTTTGGCAATTCCCGTTTGCTTTTGGGAAATGCAGAGGCTTGGTGAAACTAAATGAGCAGTAGACAACATGCGCAAGGAAGTGAACACAAAGTTTAGACAATCAGTGAGACATTcctttcattaaataaatttgtcatcAGTAATGAATGACATCCTGtcataaaactgcacattaCTAAATATTCTGATAAAAGTACTGACTAAATTTCACTTGTAGTCCTGTGACAGGCAGAAATAAGCTGCCCACTGTCCGCACAACTTATATCAAAATAAACAATGTCATGagaataaaagatgttttaaatgtatgcAACAAGTGCTTTTGCTaactttttgttcaaaatagACCTAAAAAAATTGCATCATAAGAGCAACATCAAGCAGGGGAATTCCTGCTGTCTCCAGTATTTATGTTAACATCCTGAATGTGGTTTGAAACTTAGTTTAAATCATCTTGTTGcataatatatatttgtttgtgtcttaaaaaaaataaatctgtcaatcAGTAACAATGCTTTCAAAGTCTGAAGCCAAACTCTGGGTGTCAACTTCAAGTTTTCTCAGACTgtgaattttatatatatatatatgtttaacagatatattaaaaaaatcttcattctcaaagtgaaatcaaatctTTACAGAATAGTgccaattaaacaaaattatattATGTAAAATGAGTGATTGAGTAAaaattcaccccctttaaagtgataattcaactcagagaaaagtaATTGAAAAGTCAGAGGATGGATGCAAAAGTAATCTGGTGTTACTTAGCAGCACaagcacaaataataataataatgagcaAAAATCAGTGAACCAGACAAAACAAGTAACACTAAAGCTCTTGGCTCCACCTGGTCTCCCTAAACtctaaaatgtgaacaaaattaATAAGCCTTATTGGACCAAagacgattaaaaaaaaaaatccataagaCCCAACACTGTTATCAGTACTATActatataaacaacaacaaaaaacctaaaGCATATGCATTTttatggtaaatggactgtacttatagcACCTTTCAAGCCAACCAGactactcaaagtgctttacaatacaatctgtgccctcatttaccccccccccccacacacacacatttatacagcactgaatctctacaaagctaatctgaataaatttttattcagaatcctggtattttatttttttctaaaaacatgaTCATTTCTGAGAATAAGTCCAGAAGGCAGCCTGTATTTTTCTGGCTTCATACAGCTAATCAAAACTGTTGCTTATCAGAGTTCTTTTAATTAACAAGGGAGTAATTTCACCTCAGACCGAAAGAGATAATAACAGGAGGTCTTGGTGTTTGACTCATTACCCTAACAGCCTTAACTTTTATCACTGCCCACATCCTGCAattaaaagtagattttaaacCCCCATCGCGCTacattttagtttcaacatGCTTATCGCACCACCGCAGGCTTTAGTCATCTGAATAAAGCAACACACCCccgccaaacacacacacacacacacacagaggaggaaGTGCAATTAACCTTTTATAGTTGCTTATATTTTACCGCCTCATTCAGGTGACACGGTGTTGGACACACATCTGTGGGTGACCTTTGAAGCTAGGCTGTGACAGGACTCATTGCGGGGCGCGTGTCACTGTGACACCTGTAGTAATTAGAAGGCTGAGTCAGCGCTAAACATACCTATGAAGGCAGGATGTTAATTCATCTGACCGCTGAATAAACAACAATCCAGAAAACTTAAGCCAGCAGGTACTGACTCTCCAACTGTGACTGAAATAAGATCACAACCAAACTCAAAAGGCTTTGTTTAATCCAGCTTtatctgtgtgtctgtatttgtcTCTGCATgacagaagtttgttttttt
This genomic stretch from Kryptolebias marmoratus isolate JLee-2015 linkage group LG6, ASM164957v2, whole genome shotgun sequence harbors:
- the ankrd50l gene encoding ankyrin repeat domain-containing protein 50; this encodes MSRGGFGSSSSLLQGRRFYCREWALDKLRRCLDARSLSGQAPGLLVTGGPGAGKTALCTEVVWPTSKVGLAVGLAQRCLASHFCQREDQRSTVLWRFVLGLVEQLRASPLLTPGYEEILNRPSVSTALEPHSCQKDPEDTFKRAVLEPLLDLPPPGQTLMVVVDALDVHYRPGEIVGKSGSIAELLAANQHLLPSWLLLVCSVRRQNKDMCKMFSDFRKLCLDDLRKPPAVHDVQQYILCRLDEEAALRRQLTTDTADMLNLLHIKSGGCFLFLERVLDGVAAGLVGLREIRDIPGTLNGLYLWLCQRLFPRRLFVNVKPLLDVLLASPLPLTPQQLFTAVWTRDTSLSIQDFQNKLQTLSPLLINGPEGTKLLFHASFTEWLTDVKYCTQKFLCSRTGGHSMLAMSLTLQGSHLDIEGTCQLATHLVCSGHHKENPSLLALWMLWTGVPALTPNCSHILTACFTQLPALVSQEVPQLLMKSGLVSPGCLSDTDSSVRMQCIVKGDKSLQGSEIEVSIKKLLDSGVTVNHLTSTGQTLLARAGHDGSSEIVKFLLMHKSDPLISDHQGQTPLTLASKQGHVKVLSVLLEWAKSQSTEKAEQMMEHVDHEGWTALRSAAWGGHCEAVCLLLDAGADVNGCDNEGRTALRAAAWGGHEEIVLTLLDYGAQINKTDSKGCTPLIAAAYMGHHETVEILLDRNAEVDLADRDGRTALSVVALCVPTAAGIKSFGEVAGLLLERGADPGHRDHDGMTPLLLAAYEGHEDVVELLLEAGADLDETAGPDGSVSAAAAVTPLLAAAAMGHMKTVSKLLFWGAAVDAIDCEGRTALCLAAARGSLEVVRALLDRGLDENHKDDLGWTPLHAAACEGHRNVCATLTDQGSMARVGEMDIEGRTPLILAAQEGHWSTVKLLLDRRSPIDHRAYDGHSALSAAFLEGHAEVAELLMRRGADTDVRDSEGRPLLYLLVLDGRLDMTILLIEKGGVPLESRDSEGRTALHVASWQGNVEIVDLLLKHGANPNAQDAEGRPPMHSVAWTGHTKVGHRLLEATGVNIDLACHQGATALSIAAQEGHANIVKMLLEKGANPNHIDKYGRSLVKVAGKHGHFNIVGILESYGAKPYLGLLPNSSTVSPLKPKKTLSSGMSEGNGAEVTATTSSSSISSPGSTGERFHSMQSSQTSSTCHSLATVQTVPADSLSFIQQIQQHSLPRSRSRHSTLLPPGSSGVGSLHGSSQRQPKSIPPPTVCTVTAMVHNCEIPQKGFSSGLEYPEKMVKQSSNLIKAERTTYAGGKWHSVMASLGIRPGQDTPLGAKNRENPPLDYPYRLQSPYQQEAWDSLTQNILSPVCYNFTPTPPCSALTDSGTFTMTTRDPQLNLKQAIKLQFEGPTSAALYKRETPL